TGTAGTAAGCATAAATCAAGTGCCATCTCCAAAAATTCCAGACCGTTGCAGAAATCAAAAAAGTCATTATGAAGAGCGTTGATGTAAGGAACAAAATAAAGGTATAGTCTAACCTACAGGAAGAAATGTTGAAAGCGGACAGTTTGGTATTCTTGGCGGCAGGTGGATAAGCACATGTGTATTCATAGAAATGCAGTACTTGGGTTTTGGTATCATTGTGTACCCAGTCTATAAACCACTGATTGTCACAGTTGCATGTCAGTGGGTTGTTTTGGAGGTCCAGGAATCTCAGAGATGGCAAGGCTGCATACTGTTGAGCAGTAAATGAATTCAGCTGGCTACCTACTGCACGGAGAAGCTGTAGATGAGTCATATTTGATTGAATAAGAAAATCCAGAGTTTCGATACGAGTTTGACTTAAATGCAACTCCGTGagatattgtacattttttagcaaaaatggATCAAGTCTCTTGAATGGATTTTCACTGATATCAAGTTCTCTCAAATGCGGAGTGTATGAAAATGTTCTCGAGTCAATGCTAGACAAGGCTAAATTGCCTGCATGGATCTTTTCTAATGCCACCAGACCTTCAAAGAAGTTGATGGGTAGATTCTGCATTCCATTGTGACCTTGACTGTTCAGGGTGATCATCcttaaatattttaatggaaaGAATGGCACGATATCAAGATAATTCGAAGAATCGTAGTTGAGATAGTTGCCAAAAAGCTGTAGCTCATGGAGTGATCCCAAGCCTTGGAAAGTCATATTGTGTAGAGTGTTCCTCGTGATCTTGTTGCTACCCATTATCAAAGTGTACAGGTTGTCGAGACCATTAAAGGCACCAGGATCTATCACCTCTATCTGATTGTCTGCAAGATTCAGATGCTTCAGAAAGGTTAAATTTTGAAAAGTATTGGTTGAAATAGAGCTTAACTTATTCTTACTAAGCGTGAGCCTCTGCAGCATGGACAGACTTGATGCAAAAGAAGTACTAATATCTAAAAGGTAATTTTCTCTCAGGTTCAGGTCTTGCAGACTCCAGTTGCCTTGTGTGGAGGAAagaaaaactgtcattttgttgCCAGATAAGTCAAGTTCCTTTAAATTGCTGCTAGAGTTTTTAAAATTGACCTCCGTAAGATGGTTGTAACTAAGGTTCAGCTTTTGCAAGGAGGCCATTAAAGGGAGATCGTCAGGTAGAGCAACCAGTGAGTTATTGGCCAGAGACAACTCTCTGATAGAGGTAAGATGCTGGAAAGTAGACCCTGGTGCACAATGCACTCGGTTGTGAGATAAATCTAACACTTTTATAAAAGTACAGTTTTGAAATGTATCTTTTTTGAATTCTGTATACTGGTTACCTGTAAGTTTGAGCGTTTGAAGTTTCAGGTGTCTAAGGCATAGCTCCTGGATAAGATTATCAGAGTCTGTCAGGTTTAAGTAACCTAGGTTAAGCTCTTCAAGGGAGCTACAtgatagatttttaattataccCATTATAGCTGGTGGTTTTATATtattccctttaatatttaactttttcagcCCACTCAAGAAGCAAGATTCTTTAACATACCATAAGATGGGCAGCTGAGAGAAAGATACATCCAGGGTGGTAAGGTTCTGTAAGATATTGGTTGTGAAACTGATGACTGAAAATGGATTTCTGGATGCATCGATTGAATGAAGGGTAGGAGAAACTTTTACTATGTCCTCAGTGGAGAATGATTGTAAGCTGCAGTTTGCTATATTTATCTCCTTGAGGCTCTCAAGCTGAAAAACAGGGTTCAGAGTCTTCAGTTTGTAAAAACTGTTGAAGGAAAGACTGAGGGATTGAAGGTTGAACAAATGTGATAAAGCCTTGGGCTCTATGGTCACAATATTGTTATTATCCAGTAAAAGAGTGCTCAGGTTTTGCAATCCTTCAAATGTGCATCTGGACAGAGAACTAATCATGTTTCTAGTAAGGTTGAGCAGTTCCAGAGCAGCCAGATTTGCAAAGGTCCCATTTTCTATATATTCAATGTTATTGTTTGAAATGTTCAGTTTCTGAATGATCGTAAGATTCTGGAAGTCTCTCCTGTTTATGGACTTGATATTGTTGTGGGAAAGGTCAAGCTCAAAGGTTAGTGGTGGAAGCTGTGTTGGGACCTTGGTTAAATTTCTGTTGTAGCAGAGAACCTTCAGATTGTACTGCCCATGGACTTCACAGCCTTTAATTGCATAGGAACCCCCTCTTGTGATTAAATGAAACAGCACTAGGCAATTTAATAATGGAAACAACATCTTAAACTGCAGCATCAGCCAACTGATAGAACCAGCTGTATATCCCCACTGTACTTCTAGGAGGACTATTGTATGGAAGGCAGATAACTGCCAGAAatatttcttttgatttttatACAAATGCACGCGACTTGCAACATGGGTCTTGTTTACTTTTGTTGATGGACTTGAGATGTAACTCTGTTCACGGTTCCCTGttcatagaaacaaaaaaaaaatcacaggttgCATTACAAGGCTCTAGTTCTCCTTTTAGAGGAATTACAACATATTGAACTTCTATGAAGCTAAATAAAAGGAACTATAAGTGTAAAACACCAAGAaacacacgctgcagcactccgaatcctgtgaaagtggtttattgtgccaacaaactaggcaacgtttAGGCCAACGCCCATTCTCAATAAAGGCGTTGGGGCGttggcccaaaacattgcctaatttgttggcacaataaaccactttcacaggattcGGAGTGCCGCAGTGTGTGTTTcttggcagggtcggactggggggccaccagggctgctgtcacAGGGCCACTCTCCCGGCagtccccagggccccctcctgacctccAGCCCGCTTCCATGAACGTGCTGTGTGCGATCAAAAGACGAGACCCAGGGCCCCTAACTTCCAGTCCCCTGCA
Above is a genomic segment from Xenopus laevis strain J_2021 chromosome 3L, Xenopus_laevis_v10.1, whole genome shotgun sequence containing:
- the LOC108710235 gene encoding toll-like receptor 13; the protein is MLQFKMLFPLLNCLVLFHLITRGGSYAIKGCEVHGQYNLKVLCYNRNLTKVPTQLPPLTFELDLSHNNIKSINRRDFQNLTIIQKLNISNNNIEYIENGTFANLAALELLNLTRNMISSLSRCTFEGLQNLSTLLLDNNNIVTIEPKALSHLFNLQSLSLSFNSFYKLKTLNPVFQLESLKEINIANCSLQSFSTEDIVKVSPTLHSIDASRNPFSVISFTTNILQNLTTLDVSFSQLPILWYVKESCFLSGLKKLNIKGNNIKPPAIMGIIKNLSCSSLEELNLGYLNLTDSDNLIQELCLRHLKLQTLKLTGNQYTEFKKDTFQNCTFIKVLDLSHNRVHCAPGSTFQHLTSIRELSLANNSLVALPDDLPLMASLQKLNLSYNHLTEVNFKNSSSNLKELDLSGNKMTVFLSSTQGNWSLQDLNLRENYLLDISTSFASSLSMLQRLTLSKNKLSSISTNTFQNLTFLKHLNLADNQIEVIDPGAFNGLDNLYTLIMGSNKITRNTLHNMTFQGLGSLHELQLFGNYLNYDSSNYLDIVPFFPLKYLRMITLNSQGHNGMQNLPINFFEGLVALEKIHAGNLALSSIDSRTFSYTPHLRELDISENPFKRLDPFLLKNVQYLTELHLSQTRIETLDFLIQSNMTHLQLLRAVGSQLNSFTAQQYAALPSLRFLDLQNNPLTCNCDNQWFIDWVHNDTKTQVLHFYEYTCAYPPAAKNTKLSAFNISSCRLDYTFILFLTSTLFIMTFLISATVWNFWRWHLIYAYYITLAYVYNRKWQGKKQKCKYDAFISYNCHDEKWVFSQLVPNLEGSYNWRLCLHHRDFEPGKAIVENIVDGIYSSRKTICIISRHYLESEWCSKEIQLASFRLFEEHTDVLILLFLEQIPDHQLSLYHQIRKLIKKKTYLIWPQERNATCMFWYRVNQALQTEEREEDPNCLM